The genomic interval GGAGGTCCGGGACGCGGCCCAGGGGATGGGGTACGGCCGGTTCGCCCGGCTGCTCCGGATCGACCTGCCGCTGGCGTTGCCGGGCATCTTCACCGGGCTGCGCCTGGCGACCGTCTCCACGGTGGCCCTGGTCACCGTCGGGGTACTGGTCGGGCACGGCGGCCTCGGGCAGCTCATCCTCGGCGGATTCCGGAACAACTTCTTCAAAGCCGAGATCATGACCGGGACGCTGCTCTGCGTACTCCTGGCCCTGGTCCTGGACCTGGTCCTCGCCGGCCTCGGTCGGCTGCTCACGCCGTGGGCCCGCCGTCGCGGAGCCGCAGGATGAGCGCGAGAGGTGAGTACGAATGAACCCGATCGAGCAGGCCGTGGTCTGGCTCAACGACCCGCTGAACTGGACCAATCCCGGCGGGGTCCTCGACCGGCTGGTCGAGCACCTCGGCATCTCCGCCGCCGCCGTGGCACTCGGTTGCCTGGTCGCCTGGCCGCTCGGGCTCTGGCTCGGGCACACCGGCCGGGGCGGCGGCGCCGTGGTGCTGGTCTCCAACGTCACGCTGGCGATCCCGACCATCGCGCTGCTCACCATCCTTCCGCTGACCGCGCTCGGCTTCGGCAAGCCGCCGGTGATCATCGCGTTGGCGGTCTTCGCGGTGCCGCCGCTGCTGGCGAACGCCTACACCGGGATCCGGCAGGTCGATCCGGAGGTGCGGGACGCGGCGCGCGGGATGGGGCTCTCCGGCGGGCAGTTGCTGCGCCGGGTGGAGTTGCCGCTCGCGGTGCCCTACCTCGCGGCCGGGTTCCGTACCGCCGCCGTGCAGGTGGTGGCGACCGCCGCGCTCGCCTCGTTCGTCAACGGCGGCGGGCTGGGGCAGATCATCAGCGCCGGGTTCGGGCTCGGCATAGCGGTCGGCGGCGGTCAGATCCTGGCCGGCGGGCTCCTCGTCGCCCTGCTCGCACTGCTGGTCGAACTGGTCTTCGCGCTGGTGGAACGGCTGGTCACCCCGAGGCCGCTGCGCCGGAACCGGCGCCGGACCATCCGGCGGGCCGACCAGCGGGCGGCGGCGGCGATCACCGGCTCCTGACCCGCCGGCAGCCGACCGGCCGGTCGGCCCGTCGGTGTGGGTCTGATCACGTTCGGCGACCCTCGGCGCACCCGACGGGGCCACCCGGCACGCGTGATTATCGCGAAGAGTAGTCGCCTCTGCGCGCCTCGTGTCCGTTTGCGTGACGATCCGATGACGAAGCCGGCATCGGATTGTCGTACCAGACGGGAGGATGTTTCGTGAGTACTCGCGGGCGGCCGTCCTGTCCTGTCGCCCGTCGGACACGCGGCCGGCCCACCCGGGCCGCGCCGGGACACAGGAGGCGGGCGTTTTCATGCGTACACGTACACGTCTGGCAGTCGGCGCCGCCGGTGCCGTCGTCGCGGCCGGTTTTCTCGCCGGCTGCGGTGGAGCCGGCTCGTCCGGCACCCAGGCCCCGGCAACCGGGGCGCAGGGCGCCGGTTGCGCACCGGTGGCCGGATCCAGCCTGGTCGTGCTCGACGACGACAAGAAGCTCCAGAACACCGACAACATCATCCCGGCCATCAACAGCAAGGTGGCCCAGCCGCAGTTGGTCGCGGCCCTGGACAAGGTCTCGGACAGCCTCGACACCAGCAAGCTGATCGGGCTGAACAAGGCGGTCGACGTCGACCGCAAGACCCCGAAGGTGGCCGCCGAGGAGTTCGCCTCGGCCAACAACCTCACCGCCGGCATCCCGACCGGTGGCACCGGCTCGATCACCGTCGGCGCGGCCAACTTCAGCGAGAACCAGACCCTGGGCGAGCTGTACCGGATCGCCCTCACCGCCGCCGGCTACCAGGTCAAGGTCCAGCAGATCGGCAACCGCGAACTCTACGAGCCGGCGCTGGAGAAGGGCGACATCCAGGTCGTTCCGGAGTACGCGGCGACGATGGCGGACTTCCTGAACAACAAGGTGAACGCGAAGGGCGGGGCCACCCCGCCGCCGATCTCCTCCCCGGATCTCAACCAGACCGTGAGCGGGCTGAAGGCGGCCGGTGAGAAGGTCGGCATCACCTTCGGCAAGCCGTCGGCGGCCCAGGACCAGAACGCGTTCGCGGTCACCAAGGAGTTCGCCGACAAGTACGGCGTCCGCACCCTCAGCGAGCTGGCAGCGAAGTGCTCCGGCTCGGCGACCGTACTGGGCGGCCCGCCGGAGTGCCCGCAGCGGCCGAAGTGCCAGGCCGGGCTGGTCCAGGTCTACAACTTCAACGCCGGCCGGTTCGACTCGCTCGACGCCGGTGGTCCGCAGACCAAGTCGGCGCTGACCAGCGGCACGATCAGCGTCGGGTTGGTCTTCTCCTCCGACGGCGCACTCGCCACGAGCTGACGAGCGATGCCCGGGGGCCGCAGCTTCCGGGTGCGAGCGGTGGAACCGACCGGGGCCGGTCGACGGCAGTGCACGTGCCGTCGACCGGCCCCGTACGCTGGCGCCGCCATTTCCGTCCCCGGCAACTGTGGGTAGGCTCGACTGCCATGTCAGCCCGCGAGGCCTCCGAGGAAACCCGCCGTCGGCCGCTGCTGACCGTACTCTTCTGGGTCGGGGTGGGGTTGGCTCCGCTGGCCGCCCTGTTACTGCTGGTCGGGCAGGGGAACGGGCCGCTGCGGATCGCGGCGGTGCTCGCCGTGTTGGCGGTCGTACTCATCGGACTGTCGATCACGTTGCGTGGCGACTCGGAGGGTGTCCGGCTGGACCTGGAGGAGACCCTCATCGAGGAACTCGACGACCTGCGGGGCGAGCTGCGCAACGACATCGCCACGGCCGCCCGCGCCACGCACAAGGCGTTCGGCGAGAAGCTGGAGGTCGTCCAGGGCAACGTCGAGGCGCTGCGTGGCCAGATCGAGGCCGTCCGGGCTGCCGCCGCCGTACCGGGTGCCTCCGCTCCGGCCGCCGCGACCGGTGCGGCCGCCACGGCGGCGGTGGTCGGTGGCGCGGCCGGTTCCGCCAGCGTGCCCGCCGGGCGGGCGGCGGCCGAGCCGGGCGGGAGCGGCTGGGCCGGCACCGATCCGGGCCGGACCGGTCGGGTGCCGGACGAGCCTGCCTCGGCAGGCTGGGCGCCGGGCGGACCGGGCCGGGAGGGTTCCGGCGCCCGCCCCGACGGGCCACGCCGAGCGGGAAGCGGTCCGGCTCCGTCGCACGCCGCAGGTTCGCCGCACGCCGTGGGTCCGTCGCATGCGGCGGGTCCCTCCCACGCCGCCGGTCCGTCGCATGCTGCGGGTCCGGCGCACTCGGTGGACCAGGGCGACACCGGCGAGTTCCACGGTGGGCCGGGCGGCGGCTACCAGGGTGCTGCCGGCTACCGAGGCGGCAGTTATCCGGGGAGCGGCCGTCCCGACGGTGACCGGACCGGGCCGGGCCGGGGGCGGTACGGCCGGGACGAGGGCGCGGCGGCTGAGCCCGGGCAGTACGGCCACTCGTGGGCGCAGGGCGCCCGGCCGCGCGGCCCGGGCGGGATGGCGGGCAACCCGGGTGGCGTCTCCGGGCCCCCGCTCGGCCGGGGCGTGGTACGGCACACCGAGACCGTGCAGGTGACCACCCGGCAGACCATCGTCGGCGGGCACGAGGACGACGACCATGCCGGCTACGGCGGCGGCACCTACGGTGGCGGTGTCTACGGCGGCGGCGCCCAGCCGGGCGGCTACGGCAACGGCGGCTACGGCGGCGCCGGCCAGCCCGGCGGCTACGACGGTTACGGCAGCCAGGCTGGCTACGACGGCCAGGCTGGCGGCTACGGCGACGGTGGCCAGCGAGGCGGCTACGGCGCCGCCCAGCCCGGTGGCACCTACGGCGGTGGCACCTACGGTGGCGGCACCTACGGCGGTGGCGCCTACGGCGGTGGCGCCTACGGTGGCGGCGAGGAGCCGGCCGGTGGCCCGGGTCGAGGCGGTGACGGGCGTCGGGGTGGTGCCGGCCACGCCGGCGGCAGCGCCTACAACGGCGGCGGCAGCGGCTACGGGGGCGGCCCCGAGCGGGACGGGCGCGACGGGGACCCGGACGACTGGCGGCCGGCGCAGGGGCGGCAGGCCGCCGAGCCCGCCGACGAGGGGCGGGACGGACGCCGGACCGGCGGAGACGGCGGCTGGCGTGGCCGTTCCGCCGACCCGGATCCGGATCCGGGGATCGGCGACCCGGCCGACGACTCGTACTGGGCCGAACTGCGGGCCGGCGACCGCTGGACCTCGGTACGCAGCGACGACCGTGGCCGCGAGGTCCGGATGGGCGAGCGGCGGGCGTCGATGCGCTCCGACGAGTCGGGTACCGAGCTGCGGGTCGAGGACCGCTGGGCGGAGATGCGCCGGGAGGAGCCGGGGCCGGGCGAGGACCGGCGGGCGGGTCGCCAGTGGTCGGAGTCCCGGGACGACGACCGGCGCTCCGAGGGTCAGAGCGGTCAGCGCGGTCAGAGCGGTCGCAGCGGTCAGCGCGGTCAGCGCGGTTCCGGCGGGTGGGCTGCCGACGACGCCGTCCCGCGCGGCGATGCTGGCGACTCCGGCGACGGTCGGGGCTGGGAGCGGTCCGGGGGTGCGCCGGCGCTGCCCGCCGGAGGTGTGGACCCGGCGTCCGTCTGGGGTCCACCGCGACAGGAGCCCGAGCCGGAGCCGGCCCGGCGGGGGCGGCGGCACCGGGACGACGAGGAGTACGGCTACCCGCCGCTGGACGAGGCGCCCCGGGCCGGCGGTACCCGACGGTCGGAGTACGGCTACCCCGCCGAGGGCGACTGGCGCTGACCGGTGCGCCACCGTTCCGGGCCACCGGAGTGTTCCGCCCGGCGGTGCGGCCGGTACGTCACTTGTCGATGTCGCCGACGACGAAGAACATCGAGCCGAGGATCGCGATCAGGTCCGGCACCAGGCAGCCGGGGAGGAGCGTGGCCAGGGCCTGCACGTTGGCGTACGAGGCGGTGCGCAGCTTCATCCGCCACGGCGTCTTGTCGCCCCGGGACACCAGGTAGTAGCCGTTGATCCCGAGCGGGTTCTCGGTCCAGGCGTAGGTGTGCCCCTCCGGCGCCTTCACCACCTTCGGCAGCCGCACGTTCACCGGACCGCTGATCCGGTCGACCTGGTCCAGGCAGCGTTCCGCGAGGTCGAGCGAGACGTACACCTGGTCGAGCAGGACCTCGAACCGGGAGTGGCAGTCACCGGCGCTCCGGGTGACCACCGGCACGTCCAGCGAGCCGTACGCCAGGTAGGGCTCGTCGCGGCGCAGGTCGAGGTCGAGCCCCGAGGCCCGGGCGACCGGGCCGGAGGCGCCGTACGCGGCCGCGTCGGCGGCGGAGAGCACCCCGACCCCGACGGTACGGGCCAGGAAGATGTCGTTGCGCCGGATCAGGTTGTCCAGGTCCGGCAGGCGGCGGCGTACCTCGCCGATCGCCGCCCTGGCCCGCCGGGTCCAGCCGGCCGGCACCTCCTCCTTGAGCCCGCCGACCCGGTTGAACATGTAGTGGATCCGGCCGCCGGAGACCTCCTCCATGACCGCCTGGAGGGTCTCGCGTTCCCGGAAGGCGTAGAACATCGGGGTGATGGCGCCGATCTCCAGCGGGTAGGAGCCGAGGAACATCAGGTGGTTGAGCACCCGGTTCAGCTCGGCGAGCGCGGTACGCAGCCAGACGGCCCGCTCCGGCACCTCGATCCCCATCATCCGCTCGACCGCCAGCACCACGCCCAGCTCGTTGGAGAAGGTCGACAGCCAGTCGTGCCGGTTGGCGAGCACGATGATCTGCCGGTAGTCGCGTACCTCGAAGAGTTTCTCGGCGCCCCGGTGCATGTAGCCGACGATCGGCTCGGAGGAAATCACCCGCTCGCCGTCGAGCACCAGCTTGAGCCGGAGTACGCCGTGGGTCGACGGATGCTGCGGCCCGATGTTCAGCACCATGTCGGCGGTTTCCAGGCCCGCCCCGGTGCCGACGGTCAGTTCCCGCAGCGCCCCGGTGTCGGCAGTCATGCCCGTCATCGTGCCACGATCCGCCCGGCCGCATCGCCGGCCGGCGCGACGTCCGGTCCGGCGCCGAGCCATCCAGCCGTCCCGGCACCGAGCCATCCGTCAGGTCCGGGGTCGACGCCGACCGGTTGCAGCAGCCACCAGTGGCCGCCGAGGCCGGCCGGGTCGGTCAGTTCGGCCGCCGTGGAGGCCCGGGCGAGCGCCCGGACGTAGCCGGCCGGGTCGGTCGAGGCCAGCGTCAGCGCCGGTCGTCGCCCGTCGGCCCCGAGCGCCCGCAGCGCACGGTGCTGTTCGACCAGGGTGTACGGCAGGCCGGCCCGCGCCGTACCGGCCGCCGCCACCGAGTCGACCGCGACGTGCGCGGTCAGGTCGCAGCTTCCGTCCGGTACCGGGTCGACCTGCCGGCCGGCCCGGAACCCGGTCAGCGTGCCGCGCACCGGGCGCGCGTCCCGCAGGTGTCCGTAGTCGACGGCGAGGGCCAGCCCCCGGTGCAGGCTGCCGACCGCCTCGGCCCA from Plantactinospora sp. BC1 carries:
- a CDS encoding NADH-quinone oxidoreductase subunit D, whose amino-acid sequence is MTGMTADTGALRELTVGTGAGLETADMVLNIGPQHPSTHGVLRLKLVLDGERVISSEPIVGYMHRGAEKLFEVRDYRQIIVLANRHDWLSTFSNELGVVLAVERMMGIEVPERAVWLRTALAELNRVLNHLMFLGSYPLEIGAITPMFYAFRERETLQAVMEEVSGGRIHYMFNRVGGLKEEVPAGWTRRARAAIGEVRRRLPDLDNLIRRNDIFLARTVGVGVLSAADAAAYGASGPVARASGLDLDLRRDEPYLAYGSLDVPVVTRSAGDCHSRFEVLLDQVYVSLDLAERCLDQVDRISGPVNVRLPKVVKAPEGHTYAWTENPLGINGYYLVSRGDKTPWRMKLRTASYANVQALATLLPGCLVPDLIAILGSMFFVVGDIDK
- a CDS encoding glycine betaine ABC transporter substrate-binding protein — encoded protein: MRTRTRLAVGAAGAVVAAGFLAGCGGAGSSGTQAPATGAQGAGCAPVAGSSLVVLDDDKKLQNTDNIIPAINSKVAQPQLVAALDKVSDSLDTSKLIGLNKAVDVDRKTPKVAAEEFASANNLTAGIPTGGTGSITVGAANFSENQTLGELYRIALTAAGYQVKVQQIGNRELYEPALEKGDIQVVPEYAATMADFLNNKVNAKGGATPPPISSPDLNQTVSGLKAAGEKVGITFGKPSAAQDQNAFAVTKEFADKYGVRTLSELAAKCSGSATVLGGPPECPQRPKCQAGLVQVYNFNAGRFDSLDAGGPQTKSALTSGTISVGLVFSSDGALATS
- a CDS encoding ABC transporter permease; amino-acid sequence: MNPIEQAVVWLNDPLNWTNPGGVLDRLVEHLGISAAAVALGCLVAWPLGLWLGHTGRGGGAVVLVSNVTLAIPTIALLTILPLTALGFGKPPVIIALAVFAVPPLLANAYTGIRQVDPEVRDAARGMGLSGGQLLRRVELPLAVPYLAAGFRTAAVQVVATAALASFVNGGGLGQIISAGFGLGIAVGGGQILAGGLLVALLALLVELVFALVERLVTPRPLRRNRRRTIRRADQRAAAAITGS